The following nucleotide sequence is from Kineococcus endophyticus.
CCTGCGGGAGCGGAGGCGGCCGGTGGTCCGCCGACCCACCGGCCGGGAGCGCTCGCCCCCGACCCGTGGCGGCGCTCGGTGCTCGGCGCGCCTCAGTGCGCCGAGTACCCGCCGTCGACGAGGTGGTAGGAGCCCGTGATGAACGAGGCCGCGTCGCTGGCGAGGAACGCGGTCAGCGCGGCGACCTCCTCCGCCGTCCCGAGCCGCCCGGTCGCGTGCTGGGCGGCGAGGGCGTCGGCGGCCGCGGTGTCGAGGTTGGCGTCGAGCAGCGGCGTCCGGATGAACCCCGGACCGACGGCGTTCACGCGGACGCCCTGGGCGGAGTACTCCATCGCCGCCGCCTTCGTGAGCCCGACGACGGCGTGCTTGGAGGCGACGTAGGCCGACGACCCGGCGATGCCGACGCTGCCGAGGACCGAGGCCATGGTGACGACGGACCCGCCACCGGCGGCGACCATCGCGGGGATCTGCGCGCGCAGACCGTGGAAGACCGCGTTGAGGTTCACGTCGATGACGCGCAGCCAGGACTCGGTGGAGTACTCGCCGACGGGCTTGGCCTCCCCGCCGATGCCCGCGTTGTTGACGGCCACCTTGAAGGGCGCCATCCGGCCGGCCGCCTCGACGAGACCGGCGTGCACGCCGGGGTCGGCGACGTCGGCGGCGACGGCGTCCGCGGTGCCGCCTGCCGCGGTGATCTCCTCGGCGACGCGTCGGGCGGCCTCGCCGGACAGGTCCGCGACGAGGACGGCGGCGCCGCTGCGGGCCAGTTCGAGGGCGACGGCGCGGCCGATGCCGGACCCGGCTCCCGTCACGAGGGCGGAGCGGTCGGCGAGGTCGTAGGTGGGCACGGGGTTCTCCTTCGGGTTCCTGATCCCCGACATGTGTCGGGAAACGCTCCGACGATACGCCGGTCGAACCGATCGCCGGCCGGTGGGCCGTAGGCTGCAGGTCCCCGTGCGGGGAGCGGGAGCAGTGGCGGATCGAGGGGCGGGGTCGAGCGTGGCGACGGCGCAGGGTCAGGTCGTCAGCAACCGCGTCGTGACGATCCCCAACGCGCTGAGCTTCCTGCGGCTCCTGCTCGTGCCCGTCTTCGCGGTCCTCATCGTCCAGCGGCAGGACGGCTGGGCACTGCTCGTGCTCGCCGTCAGCGGCGCGAGCGACTACCTCGACGGCCACCTCGCGCGCCGCTGGAACCAGGTCACCCGCCTCGGCCAGGTGCTGGACCCGTTCGCCGACCGCCTCTACATCCTCACGACCCTGCTGGGCCTGGGGTACCGCGGGCTGGTCCCGTGGTGGCTGGTCGTCGTCCTCGTCGCCCGCGACCTCACGATGGTGGCGACCCTGCCGGTCCTGGCCCGGCTCGGTCACAGCGCTCTGCCGGTGCACTTCCTGGGCAAGGCCGGCACGTTCTGCCTCCTCTACGCCTTCCCCCTCCTGCTGCTCGGGCAGGTCTCCACGACCCTGGCCCTGCCCGCCGGTGCCCTCGGGTGGGCGTTCGCCCTGTGGGGGACCGGGTTGTACTGGTGGGCGGGGATCCTCTACGTCCAGCAGGTCGCCCAGCTGTGGCGGGCCGAGCGCCGGTGACCTCGCTGCGTTCCGTGGGGAAGCTGCTGCTGCACCCGCCGCAGCGTCCCGTCGACCCGCACCGCGACCCCGCTGCCAGCACGCGGCTGCTCACCGAGGTCATGGAGCGTCCGCTGGACCCCGGGTACGCGGCCGCCGCGCGGCGCCGGGCCGAGACCGGCCGTCCGCCCACCCGCTCGGCCCGGACCGCGACCGTCGTCGCGCTCCTCGCGGTCGGGGTGCTCCTGGCCGCGGCCGGGCTGCGCGCCGCGGCCGCCGAACCGGCCGCCGACCGCGGGCGCACCCAGCTGGCCGAGCGCATCGAGGACGGCACCGCCCGCGCCGACGACCTCGCCGCCCGCGCCAGTGCGCTCCAGGCCGGCAACGCAGCCCTCGCGGCATCCCTCGGCGGAGCCCCTGTCGCCTCCGCCGACGCCGCGGCCTCCGGGCTGCAGGTCGCCGCCGCCGCGACCCCCGTCACCGGGCCGGGGCTCACGGTCGTCCTCGACGACGCCGCGACCCCGGACGGCGGCACGGGGGCGGCGGCGACGTCGGGCCGCGTCGTCGACCGGGACGTCCAGCTCGTCGTCAACGGGTTGTGGGCCTGCGGTGCCGAGGCCGTCGCGATCAACGGCCAGCGCCTCGGGGCCCTGTCGTCCATCCGGGCGGCGGGGGAGGCGGTGCTCGTGGACTACCGGCCCCTCACCCCGCCGTACACCGTCTCCGCCGTCGGGGACCCGACCGCGATGCAGACGGCGTTCGCGACCTCGGTCGCCGGCCGCTACCTGCAGGTCCTGCGCGACAACTACGGCATCCGCACGCAGGTCTCCACGGCCGACGCGCTCGAGCTGCCCGCCGCGCGGCTGGACCTGCGCTTCGCCCGGCCCGCCGCGGCGGGCCAGTAGGGTTCGGCCACGTGATCGCAGCCGTCGGACTCGTCGTGGGCGTCGTCGTCGGGGTGCTCCTGCGCCCCGAGGTGCCCGTCGTCCTGCAGCCCTACCTGCCGATCGCGGTCGTCGCCGCCCTCGACGCCGTCTTCGGCGGTCTGCGCGCGGTCCTCGACGGCATCTTCGACGACAAGGTCTTCGTCGTCTCGTTCCTGTCCAACGCGGTCGTCGCCGCGCTCATCGTCTACCTCGGCGACCAGCTCGGCGTCGGCTCGCAGCTGTCCACCGGCGTCGTCGTCGTCCTCGGGGTCCGGATCTTCTCCAACGTGGCCGCCATCCGCCGGCACCTCTTCAACGCCTGATGGCTGCGGTCACGGACCCCCGTCCCGGCCCCTGGCGCCGGCTGTGGCGCGCCGCCTCCCCGCGGGCGACGCGAGGGCAGGTGCTGGCCGGCGTGCTGTGCGCCGCACTGGGTTTCGGAGTCGTCGTCCAGGTCCGGCAGACCGACACCTCGGGCCTGGCCGACCTGCGTGAG
It contains:
- a CDS encoding SDR family NAD(P)-dependent oxidoreductase — protein: MPTYDLADRSALVTGAGSGIGRAVALELARSGAAVLVADLSGEAARRVAEEITAAGGTADAVAADVADPGVHAGLVEAAGRMAPFKVAVNNAGIGGEAKPVGEYSTESWLRVIDVNLNAVFHGLRAQIPAMVAAGGGSVVTMASVLGSVGIAGSSAYVASKHAVVGLTKAAAMEYSAQGVRVNAVGPGFIRTPLLDANLDTAAADALAAQHATGRLGTAEEVAALTAFLASDAASFITGSYHLVDGGYSAH
- a CDS encoding DUF881 domain-containing protein, which encodes MTSLRSVGKLLLHPPQRPVDPHRDPAASTRLLTEVMERPLDPGYAAAARRRAETGRPPTRSARTATVVALLAVGVLLAAAGLRAAAAEPAADRGRTQLAERIEDGTARADDLAARASALQAGNAALAASLGGAPVASADAAASGLQVAAAATPVTGPGLTVVLDDAATPDGGTGAAATSGRVVDRDVQLVVNGLWACGAEAVAINGQRLGALSSIRAAGEAVLVDYRPLTPPYTVSAVGDPTAMQTAFATSVAGRYLQVLRDNYGIRTQVSTADALELPAARLDLRFARPAAAGQ
- a CDS encoding small basic family protein, whose translation is MIAAVGLVVGVVVGVLLRPEVPVVLQPYLPIAVVAALDAVFGGLRAVLDGIFDDKVFVVSFLSNAVVAALIVYLGDQLGVGSQLSTGVVVVLGVRIFSNVAAIRRHLFNA
- a CDS encoding CDP-alcohol phosphatidyltransferase family protein, whose product is MATAQGQVVSNRVVTIPNALSFLRLLLVPVFAVLIVQRQDGWALLVLAVSGASDYLDGHLARRWNQVTRLGQVLDPFADRLYILTTLLGLGYRGLVPWWLVVVLVARDLTMVATLPVLARLGHSALPVHFLGKAGTFCLLYAFPLLLLGQVSTTLALPAGALGWAFALWGTGLYWWAGILYVQQVAQLWRAERR